A genome region from Hymenobacter tibetensis includes the following:
- a CDS encoding DUF4062 domain-containing protein, protein MAKTVTLMKIFLASPQDVADERGIAEEVINEFNLTSGQHMNIRLELVRWETHTNPGLGKDGQDVINNQLSEDYDIFLGIMWKKFGSPTKRYDSGTQEEFNRAYEKSRHNKDEPYVMFYFCNRAPLSLDDIDIDQLSLVKTFKKSVSEMGLYYFPYDSVRDFEKLLKIQLPRVVFEIQNKQKSKETIELNKLKNEEVVSKSNVDLNNLEDERGVLDYLYEGERCFGLGNDNLIKIVSNVDIVKNRIVKQGENLSYLEASKLPIDTSAKIAMLNSIASDLLDFSNNINPELDSLEINFNKAIEQYSYALEYYYEMIILDKESIVSAFKHFDIFIDNISNAQVGIRTFKNAVDGFPKLSSSVIKARREASTSLERLLNILSSMAVLINEYQANLKRIIDDVNNEG, encoded by the coding sequence ATGGCAAAGACTGTAACCTTAATGAAAATTTTTCTGGCATCACCTCAAGATGTTGCAGACGAACGTGGAATTGCAGAAGAGGTGATAAATGAATTTAATTTAACTTCTGGGCAGCACATGAATATTAGGTTAGAACTCGTTAGATGGGAAACTCATACTAATCCTGGATTAGGCAAAGACGGGCAAGATGTAATTAATAACCAATTGAGTGAAGATTATGATATATTTCTTGGGATAATGTGGAAAAAATTCGGCTCCCCTACAAAACGCTATGATTCAGGGACGCAAGAGGAGTTTAACAGAGCGTATGAAAAATCAAGGCATAATAAAGACGAGCCTTATGTTATGTTCTATTTTTGTAACAGAGCACCTTTAAGCCTTGACGATATAGATATCGATCAACTTTCTCTAGTTAAGACGTTTAAAAAATCTGTATCGGAAATGGGATTATATTATTTTCCATATGATAGTGTAAGGGATTTTGAAAAATTATTAAAAATACAACTACCTAGAGTGGTTTTTGAAATACAAAACAAACAGAAATCAAAAGAGACTATAGAACTAAACAAGCTCAAAAATGAGGAGGTAGTAAGTAAAAGCAACGTTGATTTGAATAACTTAGAAGACGAGAGAGGAGTTCTTGATTACCTTTATGAGGGAGAAAGGTGTTTTGGGCTTGGGAATGACAACTTGATTAAAATTGTTAGCAACGTTGATATAGTTAAAAATAGAATTGTTAAGCAAGGAGAAAATTTGTCATATCTAGAGGCTTCGAAATTGCCTATTGATACCTCTGCTAAAATAGCCATGTTAAATTCTATAGCAAGTGATCTACTTGATTTCTCTAATAATATAAATCCTGAATTAGATAGTCTAGAAATAAATTTCAACAAAGCTATCGAGCAATATTCCTATGCTCTTGAGTATTATTATGAAATGATAATTCTTGATAAGGAATCAATAGTAAGTGCCTTTAAACATTTTGATATTTTTATTGATAATATATCTAATGCTCAAGTTGGAATAAGAACTTTTAAGAATGCTGTAGATGGTTTTCCAAAGTTAAGTAGCAGCGTTATAAAAGCAAGAAGAGAAGCTTCTACGAGCCTTGAAAGGTTGTTAAATATTCTCAGTTCGATGGCTGTGCTTATAAATGAGTATCAAGCTAATTTAAAGAGAATTATTGATGATGTGAATAACGAAGGTTGA
- a CDS encoding Uma2 family endonuclease — protein MEPITQLSQLDLTRRYTYADYLTWQLTDWVELIRGKVRLMNPAPKRAHQDITRNIELPIMQFLRGKSCKMYHAPFDVRLTRTTPNGDASIETVVQPDICVICDPQKLDERGCLGAPDWIIEILSPGTVARDTKEKFDLYEEVGVHEY, from the coding sequence ATGGAACCCATAACGCAGCTTTCTCAACTCGACCTGACGCGCCGCTATACCTACGCCGACTACCTGACGTGGCAGCTAACCGATTGGGTGGAATTGATTCGGGGCAAAGTGCGCCTAATGAACCCCGCGCCCAAACGCGCCCACCAGGATATAACGCGCAACATTGAGTTGCCCATTATGCAGTTTCTACGCGGCAAGAGTTGCAAGATGTACCATGCACCCTTCGATGTGCGCCTAACCCGTACCACGCCCAACGGCGACGCCAGCATAGAAACTGTAGTGCAGCCCGACATCTGCGTTATCTGCGACCCACAGAAGCTTGACGAGCGAGGTTGCCTAGGTGCCCCCGACTGGATAATTGAAATCCTGAGTCCCGGCACTGTGGCACGTGATACGAAAGAGAAATTCGACCTCTACGAAGAAGTAGGTGTGCACGAATACTGA
- a CDS encoding ketopantoate reductase family protein, with amino-acid sequence MKTTELAIVGLGGVGGYFGFKLAQFYAPDPAVNITFVARGATYDAVKEHGLTLLSPEHPHSVTRPAKLVQAVAELADVDVVVICVKEYDLEKICTELKPILHDNVVLLPLMNGVDIYDRIRRIIPAASVLPACVYVASHIKEKGVVEHKGNPGRIIVGQDPQRPAYQPQHVVGLLADAGIAIEYQPDAFPAIWTKFFFIASFGLVSARYNKSIGQVEEDSSLRERAQAIMQEIAAIAHEKGVVLPADIISQTFQKARSFPYHTPTSLQLDVNSNKSDTELELFAGAILTYGEALHIEVKETRKIYQEIQESQLHKASR; translated from the coding sequence ATGAAAACAACAGAACTGGCTATTGTCGGACTTGGGGGAGTTGGCGGGTATTTCGGGTTTAAGCTGGCGCAGTTTTATGCGCCCGATCCTGCCGTCAACATCACCTTTGTAGCCCGTGGCGCAACCTACGACGCCGTGAAGGAACACGGGTTAACACTGCTCTCGCCCGAACATCCTCACAGCGTAACCCGCCCAGCCAAGCTAGTACAAGCCGTTGCGGAGCTAGCAGATGTCGATGTGGTGGTTATCTGCGTCAAGGAGTACGATTTAGAGAAAATCTGTACCGAGCTAAAGCCAATTCTGCACGATAATGTGGTGCTGCTGCCGCTAATGAACGGCGTGGACATCTACGACCGAATCCGCCGAATTATTCCGGCGGCTAGTGTGCTGCCCGCCTGCGTGTACGTTGCCTCGCACATCAAAGAAAAGGGGGTAGTAGAACACAAAGGCAACCCAGGTAGAATTATTGTCGGGCAGGATCCGCAGCGGCCCGCGTATCAACCGCAACACGTAGTTGGTCTCCTGGCCGATGCTGGCATTGCCATCGAGTATCAGCCGGATGCATTCCCCGCCATCTGGACTAAGTTCTTCTTTATTGCCAGCTTCGGGTTGGTATCGGCGCGCTACAACAAGTCGATTGGGCAGGTCGAGGAAGACAGCAGCTTACGTGAGCGGGCCCAGGCTATCATGCAGGAAATAGCGGCTATTGCGCACGAAAAAGGAGTTGTGCTGCCGGCCGATATCATCAGCCAAACCTTCCAGAAGGCCCGGTCCTTTCCATACCATACGCCCACCTCCTTGCAGCTAGACGTCAATTCCAATAAGTCCGACACCGAACTAGAGCTATTCGCCGGCGCCATCCTAACCTATGGCGAAGCTCTCCATATAGAGGTCAAGGAAACCCGCAAGATTTACCAGGAAATACAGGAAAGCCAATTGCATAAAGCCAGCCGTTAA
- a CDS encoding amidase, with protein MNRRLFLRNGSLAGFALTTLGTSACTSEANTTLPTATDGAPNSVADSFELSEATISGLQEKMANGQHTARSLTELYLKRIETLDKAGPKLNSVIEVNPDALTIADALDKERKAGKVRGPLHGIPVLIKDNIDTGDKQQTTAGSLALAGHKATQDAFIVKKLRDAGAVLLGKTNLSEWANFRSTRSTSGWSSRGGQTKNPYILDRTPSGSSAGSGSAVSANLCAVAIGTETDGSIVSPSSCCGLVGIKPTVGLLSRSGIIPISATQDTAGPMARNVRDAAILLGALAGQDPADAVTNESAGKVQPDYTKFLDANGLKGKRIGIEKRHLEGVSGSIPLFKQAVELLKAQGATVVEVKVDEPCDAFGEAEYDVLLYEFKDGVNKYLATANMPVKTLADVIAFNTQNKPKAMPFFQQEILEASQKLEGLSSPKYQAALRKSHLGARQVLDAAISTNKLDAIVGITTGPARVIDLINGDAGGGPGSSSPAAMAGYPHITVPMGAVNGLPVGLSFVGGAYSEGPLLTVAYAYEQASKKRIAPQFQPPFVG; from the coding sequence ATGAACAGAAGGCTATTCCTGCGGAACGGTTCCTTGGCCGGTTTTGCGCTTACCACTCTTGGCACCAGTGCCTGCACCTCAGAGGCCAACACAACGTTGCCAACGGCCACTGATGGCGCTCCGAATTCCGTAGCAGATTCCTTTGAACTCAGCGAAGCCACTATCAGCGGGCTACAAGAGAAGATGGCCAACGGCCAGCACACTGCCCGCTCGCTCACCGAACTCTACCTGAAGCGCATCGAAACACTCGATAAAGCCGGCCCCAAGCTCAATTCGGTTATCGAAGTCAACCCCGACGCCCTCACCATTGCCGATGCCCTTGATAAGGAGCGCAAAGCCGGCAAAGTGCGCGGCCCGCTGCACGGGATTCCGGTGCTCATCAAAGACAATATTGACACCGGCGACAAACAGCAAACTACTGCGGGCTCCCTGGCGCTGGCCGGCCACAAAGCCACGCAAGATGCTTTCATTGTCAAGAAACTGCGCGACGCGGGGGCCGTGCTACTTGGTAAAACCAATCTGAGCGAGTGGGCCAACTTCCGCTCTACGCGCTCCACCAGTGGCTGGAGCAGCCGCGGCGGCCAAACCAAGAATCCCTACATCCTCGACCGTACGCCTAGCGGCTCCAGCGCCGGTTCGGGTTCGGCGGTGTCGGCCAATTTGTGCGCGGTGGCTATTGGGACCGAAACGGATGGTTCTATTGTGTCGCCATCGTCGTGCTGCGGGCTCGTGGGTATCAAGCCAACGGTGGGGTTGCTGAGCCGTAGTGGCATCATTCCTATTTCCGCCACGCAGGACACCGCCGGCCCCATGGCCCGCAACGTGCGCGACGCGGCTATTCTGCTCGGCGCATTAGCCGGCCAAGACCCTGCCGATGCCGTGACCAACGAAAGCGCCGGCAAAGTTCAACCCGACTACACCAAATTCCTGGATGCTAATGGCCTTAAAGGCAAGCGAATAGGTATCGAGAAGCGGCACTTAGAGGGCGTTTCTGGTTCTATTCCGCTGTTCAAGCAAGCAGTAGAGCTGCTGAAAGCCCAAGGCGCCACGGTAGTGGAAGTGAAAGTAGACGAGCCCTGCGACGCCTTCGGGGAAGCCGAGTACGACGTGCTACTGTACGAGTTCAAAGACGGCGTCAACAAGTACTTAGCCACGGCTAATATGCCCGTCAAAACGCTAGCCGACGTCATTGCCTTCAACACCCAAAACAAGCCCAAGGCCATGCCGTTCTTCCAGCAAGAAATCCTGGAAGCCTCGCAGAAGCTCGAAGGCCTAAGCAGCCCTAAATACCAGGCTGCCCTTCGTAAGTCGCACCTCGGGGCCCGGCAGGTGCTCGATGCTGCCATCAGTACCAACAAGCTCGATGCTATCGTGGGCATCACTACCGGCCCGGCCCGCGTCATCGACCTAATCAACGGCGATGCTGGCGGCGGCCCTGGTTCTTCGTCGCCTGCCGCTATGGCGGGGTACCCCCACATCACCGTCCCGATGGGCGCTGTCAATGGCTTGCCCGTTGGGTTGTCGTTTGTGGGGGGCGCTTACTCGGAAGGCCCCTTGCTAACGGTTGCGTACGCCTACGAGCAAGCCTCGAAGAAACGGATTGCGCCGCAGTTCCAGCCGCCGTTTGTAGGGTAG
- a CDS encoding metallophosphoesterase family protein: MNLFVVGDVHGCYHTFRELLQHWQPKKERLIQLGDLMDRGNFAPECVGLAMELNAQHPEHTMFLKGNHEAGMLDYYSPHKVPTSWLEWGGSLTKQQYEAQPELLAPHLAWLKERPLYWENDAVFASHAGISDTVDPFDEENPDGILWYRGPLLNIGKLQLIGHTPTPDGLYSRDLASNSLNLDTGAVYGHALTGVRVSADGQLLEAFSVPTHRQDSLRVK; the protein is encoded by the coding sequence ATGAATTTGTTTGTCGTTGGTGATGTACACGGGTGCTACCACACCTTCCGGGAACTACTGCAACACTGGCAGCCCAAAAAAGAACGGTTGATCCAACTCGGGGACCTGATGGACCGCGGCAACTTTGCGCCAGAGTGCGTGGGCTTAGCCATGGAGCTAAACGCCCAGCACCCCGAGCATACCATGTTTCTAAAGGGCAACCACGAAGCGGGCATGCTGGATTACTACAGCCCCCATAAGGTGCCTACCTCTTGGCTGGAATGGGGTGGGAGCCTCACCAAGCAGCAATACGAGGCGCAACCCGAATTGCTGGCGCCCCACTTGGCCTGGCTCAAGGAACGGCCTTTGTACTGGGAAAACGACGCCGTGTTTGCCAGCCATGCGGGCATATCCGACACGGTTGATCCGTTCGATGAAGAAAACCCGGATGGAATACTATGGTACCGCGGACCACTGCTCAACATCGGCAAGCTGCAACTCATTGGCCACACGCCCACCCCCGATGGACTCTACAGCCGGGACCTTGCGTCCAATTCTTTGAACCTGGATACGGGGGCTGTGTACGGCCACGCCCTTACTGGCGTTCGTGTTTCAGCTGATGGTCAGCTGCTCGAAGCGTTTTCGGTGCCTACGCACCGGCAGGATAGTTTGCGGGTGAAGTAA
- a CDS encoding DUF2256 domain-containing protein encodes MPVPSKLTKGNLPTKICLTCGRPFEYRKKWRNSWDEVKYCGEKCHRNKPKSPTATPQP; translated from the coding sequence ATGCCTGTTCCCTCCAAACTCACCAAGGGCAACCTGCCCACCAAAATTTGCCTCACCTGCGGCCGCCCCTTCGAATACCGCAAGAAGTGGCGCAACTCGTGGGATGAAGTGAAGTATTGCGGCGAGAAGTGCCACCGGAACAAGCCCAAAAGCCCTACTGCTACTCCGCAGCCGTAA
- a CDS encoding PAS domain-containing protein encodes MNTAISNEQTLRRQAEEQFSFLAELIPQLVWFTDPEGFHTYFNQRWTNFTGYTLADSVGPDMWNNLLHPDDRQRAREIWGRSLATGEFYEIEYRFKSKDGSYRWFLGQAQPQFNDDGTIKQWFGTCTDIHEQKETELALRRREQDLERAYADLEVKVTFRNLELEREVQALRQQLGK; translated from the coding sequence ATGAACACTGCAATTTCCAACGAACAAACCCTGCGCCGGCAGGCCGAAGAGCAATTCAGTTTCTTGGCCGAATTGATTCCCCAATTGGTGTGGTTCACCGACCCTGAGGGGTTTCATACCTACTTCAACCAGCGCTGGACCAACTTCACGGGCTACACGCTGGCCGACAGTGTCGGACCCGACATGTGGAACAACTTGCTCCACCCCGACGACCGGCAGCGTGCCCGCGAAATATGGGGCCGTTCACTGGCTACCGGCGAGTTCTACGAAATTGAGTACCGTTTCAAAAGCAAAGACGGCAGCTACCGTTGGTTTCTAGGCCAAGCCCAGCCGCAGTTCAACGACGACGGCACCATTAAGCAGTGGTTTGGCACCTGCACCGACATTCATGAGCAGAAAGAAACAGAGCTTGCCCTCCGCCGCCGCGAGCAAGACCTGGAACGTGCCTACGCCGACCTGGAGGTGAAAGTAACTTTCCGCAACCTGGAGTTGGAGCGGGAAGTACAGGCCCTACGCCAGCAGCTAGGCAAATAA
- a CDS encoding DUF748 domain-containing protein: MIDSSLPAVHDVSTTPRPKRWLRVGLWLLAGVLLVLCVALALLDPWLRYTLEKQMATASQGRYRLVIDELRTHLWSRTVVLRGVHVRSEKDAAATGAPAKLPDLTLDLAELRIAGIGLGAAVRRQVVPIQSIVLETPQLQLGILPNSPSDSASKPLHQQLPLGLPGVRVGYVAVRHMKARYGTVLQTQVQVQQVTLTASDLDLSAAGAADTTRLAYAASVKAEVRSLLARLPGHVGRLQHGTFSSMRQQLTLDSVRVVPLQSISNQRSRAARVDAVLPQLRLNGLRAAGLPRGRFQADELRLAGLRLLATAPSVAPPPLHELLAPYLPNFSLGKLHLTQAQVQIMGVEQAPAVRDINVTALHVQLRPDTQGQLYYASAWMLRTGPGRLRLDVPYYRVTFRALQADTRRRIFVLSHLALGPTMSVAALARSKGHQSVHARIRIPQVQASGFDWEALLDKGSLLAQHVEVRNARVLTESDGRFPINPNQSVATPDAIGRLPFPVDVRRLRIADLGLRMSYRSPRSAQPGVLAMQQLTGTLLNISNDPRRMHAAQPMTGQLTGRIQKVCKAQVTLRANLLDPQGKHTLTGTLGPTPLAVLNPMITPTRGLRLRSGQIEQIRFQMQLDRQQAQGTMWASYHDLKLELLNGKNRPGVLHRLETSVVNGVFLRDNNPRKPGEELKSGAMRSARELRFSAFTLWRQGIVSGMLNSAGVPAVLAKKISERE, translated from the coding sequence GTGATAGACTCTTCTTTGCCCGCCGTACACGACGTTTCCACTACGCCCCGTCCCAAGCGGTGGCTGCGTGTAGGGCTATGGCTGCTGGCGGGTGTGCTGCTGGTGCTGTGTGTGGCGTTGGCGTTGCTTGATCCTTGGCTGCGTTACACGCTGGAAAAGCAGATGGCTACGGCCAGCCAGGGCCGCTACCGTTTGGTAATCGACGAGCTACGTACGCACTTATGGTCGCGCACAGTGGTGTTGCGCGGGGTGCACGTCCGGTCGGAAAAGGACGCTGCTGCCACTGGCGCGCCTGCCAAGCTGCCTGACCTTACGCTGGATCTGGCGGAGCTGCGCATAGCAGGCATTGGGTTGGGAGCCGCAGTGCGGCGCCAGGTGGTGCCCATACAAAGCATAGTGTTGGAAACCCCTCAGCTACAACTCGGAATACTACCCAACAGTCCGTCGGATAGCGCATCGAAGCCGCTGCATCAGCAACTACCCCTCGGGCTGCCCGGCGTGCGGGTAGGCTACGTAGCCGTGCGGCACATGAAGGCCCGCTACGGAACCGTGCTGCAAACCCAGGTGCAGGTGCAGCAAGTCACGCTTACCGCTTCCGACCTTGATTTGAGCGCCGCCGGAGCCGCCGACACCACCCGGCTAGCGTATGCAGCCAGCGTAAAGGCGGAGGTGCGAAGCTTGCTGGCGCGGCTGCCTGGCCACGTGGGGCGTTTGCAACACGGCACGTTTTCTTCAATGAGGCAGCAACTAACGCTCGACTCCGTGCGGGTGGTGCCCCTGCAAAGCATCAGCAACCAGCGAAGCAGAGCGGCGCGCGTGGATGCCGTGCTCCCCCAGCTCCGCCTGAACGGGCTACGCGCTGCCGGACTGCCAAGGGGCCGATTTCAAGCTGACGAGCTCCGGTTAGCAGGACTCCGGCTGTTGGCTACTGCCCCAAGCGTAGCCCCCCCGCCGCTCCACGAACTGCTAGCCCCTTATTTGCCCAATTTCAGCTTAGGCAAGCTCCACCTCACGCAAGCCCAAGTGCAGATCATGGGGGTGGAACAAGCCCCCGCCGTGCGCGACATCAACGTTACGGCCCTACATGTGCAGTTGCGTCCCGATACCCAAGGACAGCTCTACTACGCTAGCGCTTGGATGCTACGCACCGGCCCCGGCCGCCTCCGCCTCGACGTGCCCTACTACCGCGTCACTTTCCGGGCGCTGCAGGCCGATACGCGTCGTCGCATTTTCGTTCTCAGCCACCTGGCCTTAGGGCCTACCATGTCGGTGGCAGCGCTGGCTCGAAGCAAGGGACATCAGTCGGTGCATGCCAGGATACGCATACCGCAGGTGCAGGCCAGCGGCTTCGACTGGGAGGCATTGCTAGACAAGGGAAGCCTATTGGCGCAGCACGTGGAAGTGCGCAATGCCCGCGTACTAACGGAGAGCGACGGCCGTTTTCCCATCAATCCCAACCAGTCGGTAGCCACTCCCGATGCCATTGGTCGGCTGCCATTCCCAGTGGATGTGCGCCGTCTGCGCATCGCGGACCTGGGGCTGCGCATGAGCTACCGCTCGCCGCGCAGCGCCCAGCCAGGCGTGCTGGCCATGCAACAGCTAACCGGTACGCTGCTCAACATCAGCAACGACCCGCGCCGCATGCACGCCGCGCAGCCCATGACAGGCCAGCTAACCGGCCGCATTCAGAAAGTATGCAAGGCCCAAGTTACGCTGCGGGCCAATCTGCTCGACCCGCAAGGAAAGCACACCCTCACCGGGACCCTTGGCCCCACGCCGCTGGCTGTTCTCAACCCGATGATTACGCCCACCCGTGGGTTGCGCCTGCGGAGCGGCCAGATCGAGCAAATCCGCTTCCAAATGCAGCTCGACAGGCAGCAGGCCCAGGGTACTATGTGGGCTTCTTACCACGACCTGAAGCTGGAATTGCTGAACGGCAAAAACCGGCCAGGCGTGCTGCACCGCCTCGAAACGTCCGTTGTCAACGGGGTTTTCCTCCGCGACAACAATCCCCGCAAGCCCGGCGAGGAATTGAAGTCCGGTGCTATGCGGTCGGCTCGGGAGTTGCGCTTTTCAGCTTTCACGCTCTGGCGGCAGGGCATTGTGAGTGGCATGTTGAACAGCGCTGGCGTGCCGGCGGTACTAGCCAAGAAAATCAGTGAAAGAGAGTAG
- a CDS encoding DUF1572 family protein — protein sequence MSDTVQLAETLLASFRHSFRSYKSLADRALLQLSPTDWLHVPAPESNSIAVVVQHMVGNLNSRFTYFLSSDGEKPTRQRDQEFVEPSSAEVVPELQAQWEAAWLLLFDLLDALQPADLLRTVTIRGEAHTVLAAVQRQVTHYAYHVGQIVMSAKALRGAQWQTLSIPRGQSEQFTQQLQNTANQV from the coding sequence ATGTCTGATACCGTCCAGCTCGCCGAAACCCTTCTTGCTTCCTTTCGCCATAGCTTTCGCAGCTACAAGTCGTTGGCCGACCGCGCGCTGCTGCAGCTCTCCCCCACCGACTGGCTGCACGTACCTGCTCCCGAATCGAACAGTATTGCGGTGGTGGTGCAGCACATGGTCGGCAACCTCAACTCCCGGTTCACTTATTTTCTGAGTTCCGACGGCGAGAAGCCCACCCGCCAGCGCGACCAGGAGTTTGTAGAACCCTCGTCGGCGGAAGTTGTGCCGGAACTGCAGGCGCAGTGGGAAGCCGCCTGGTTGCTGTTATTCGACTTGCTGGACGCGCTACAGCCCGCTGACTTGCTCCGGACCGTTACCATCCGGGGCGAAGCGCACACGGTACTGGCGGCCGTGCAGCGGCAGGTAACGCACTATGCCTACCACGTAGGACAGATTGTAATGAGCGCAAAAGCCCTGCGCGGCGCCCAGTGGCAAACGCTCAGCATCCCGCGCGGACAGAGCGAGCAGTTCACGCAGCAACTGCAGAACACCGCCAACCAAGTGTAG
- a CDS encoding 2'-5' RNA ligase family protein: MLAITSLLNPQNADRINSIIKSLETEFGLDDVQATADPHITYQLAGVRKLSALNQCLREVARQTVPFVAHTTGLGLFPGPNPVIYIPVLRSDELNRLHQHILHATKPLCLRTDKFSGPDCWLPHISLALHDTTPELLGPVLQYLNQQTFNLKISINNITILRQEGELFVREKHFSLEGHKHNKAPLLFE, encoded by the coding sequence ATGCTTGCAATAACCTCTCTGTTGAACCCCCAGAACGCCGACCGGATCAACAGCATCATCAAGAGTTTGGAAACCGAATTTGGGCTTGATGATGTGCAGGCCACCGCTGATCCACATATCACGTATCAGTTGGCGGGGGTGCGCAAGTTGTCGGCTCTCAACCAGTGTCTGCGCGAGGTAGCACGCCAAACCGTGCCTTTTGTGGCGCACACCACCGGCTTAGGCCTGTTTCCGGGCCCCAATCCGGTTATTTACATCCCGGTTCTGCGCTCTGACGAGCTCAACCGCCTACATCAGCACATCCTGCATGCCACCAAGCCATTGTGCTTGCGCACCGACAAATTCAGTGGCCCCGATTGTTGGCTGCCCCACATTTCCCTGGCCCTCCACGACACCACTCCCGAGCTACTCGGCCCGGTGCTGCAGTACCTGAATCAGCAAACCTTCAACCTAAAAATCAGCATCAACAACATCACCATTCTACGCCAGGAAGGCGAGTTGTTTGTGCGGGAAAAACACTTCTCGCTCGAAGGTCATAAGCACAATAAAGCCCCGTTGCTTTTCGAATAA
- a CDS encoding SDR family NAD(P)-dependent oxidoreductase produces the protein MSTSKIALVTGGSRGLGKNMALNLAQKGIDVILTYHSKQDEAAAVVAEIQAQGRKAAALQLDASNVGSFDAFLEQVKTTLSSTFGTDRFDFLVNNAGTGLYAPFAETTEQQFDEVMNIHLKGPFFLTQKALPLLHDGGGIINISSGLTRIIYPNSSAYASMKTAVETLTKYQAKELASRRIRVNIVAPGAIETDFGGGRTRDNKEINAHIASLTAMGRVGLPTDIGPVVAFLCTDEAAWIDAQRIEVSGGQGI, from the coding sequence ATGAGCACCAGCAAAATAGCCCTCGTAACGGGCGGCAGCCGCGGCCTCGGCAAGAACATGGCCCTCAACCTCGCCCAGAAAGGCATCGACGTCATCCTGACTTACCACAGCAAGCAGGACGAAGCTGCCGCTGTAGTAGCCGAAATCCAGGCCCAGGGCCGCAAGGCCGCGGCCCTGCAACTTGATGCTTCCAATGTTGGGTCCTTCGACGCTTTTCTAGAGCAAGTGAAGACCACCCTAAGCAGCACCTTCGGCACCGACCGGTTCGATTTTCTCGTCAACAACGCCGGTACCGGGCTCTACGCCCCATTTGCCGAAACCACGGAGCAGCAATTTGATGAGGTGATGAACATCCACTTGAAAGGTCCTTTTTTCCTGACCCAAAAGGCGCTGCCGCTACTCCATGATGGGGGCGGTATCATCAACATTTCGTCGGGTCTGACGCGCATCATTTACCCCAATTCCTCGGCTTACGCCAGCATGAAAACGGCCGTGGAGACGCTCACTAAGTACCAAGCCAAGGAGCTAGCTAGCCGTCGCATCCGCGTCAATATTGTGGCTCCCGGCGCCATTGAAACGGACTTCGGCGGAGGCCGTACCCGCGACAACAAGGAGATTAACGCGCACATTGCCAGCCTGACAGCTATGGGCCGGGTCGGCTTGCCCACCGACATCGGGCCCGTAGTAGCCTTCCTTTGCACCGATGAAGCTGCCTGGATTGACGCGCAGCGTATTGAGGTATCGGGCGGCCAAGGCATTTAA